A stretch of DNA from Anaerobacillus isosaccharinicus:
TTTTCTAAAGACAGAGTCTCATTACCATCAACTTTAAACGGAGCACGTTCTGCTAATTCATAAATATTCTCACCCATACCGTCTACCATTATTTCAACATCAGAACCATGAGCATAATGGCAACGTAAGCAAGTATATGTCGCACTACTTGTTGTATGACCATATGAAGTTTTGTTAGCTTCAAAGATTTTTGTCGATGGGTCTTTAGATGCTGCTTGAACGTAGTCTGTATGGCAGCTTCCACAAAATACTGACATTTGAATTCCACTAGCCTTAGTAGCTGCAGTCCATAAATCAGGTACATCGTGTTTAGTTACTACATTTGACATACCAGGAACTGGATCAAGTTTTAGCTTAACTTGGTAAGCACGACCAACTCTTGCTGTTACAAGATTATCTAAATTAGTTGTTTCAGAGTAAATTAGTCCTTTATCATACTTTAGGCCGACAGTTCCAGCACTATAATCATAATGGTCAATAACTTTACCATCGTCATCTTTATGATATCTATTTTGGCTATCAAGAGTTACAGATTCAGTAAAGAATTGAACCTCATAACCATGTCTTGTATCTCCACTACCACGATTATATGAATATAACCAAGGGTTTGTTGTTTTTGTATAGCTCCAAACTGCTGGATTACCTGTTGATGTAAGCTCATAAATCATAATAACAGTTGCAGCTGGAATATCTTCATATCCAGTAGTTAATGAATGTTCTGCTTTTGTTCCTCTTACTGCCTTATATTTAACTGCACCTTGAGCAGCGCCTGTATTTCGATCAGCAAAATTCACAACAGAAACCATGTTTGCTTGAATACCACCAGCGGTTGCAGGCGTTAACCCCATGTTATTTGGATTGTAATGTAACAAACGATCACTGTATGATCCGTGTGGAGCATGACAACTTGCGCAAGTGAATAGTCCGTCCCATGAACCTGTACCTGTTGGATTACCACCTGGGGCTGCTTTGATTTTTACAGCTCCAGTTGCTAAGTGAACACTCATGTTTCCTGCATGGGTCCCACCGAATGTACCAGCAGTACTTGGGCTATCAAAGAATGCTTCTCCGCTTTCATATACGTTATAAAAACCTAATGTTCCATCATGACAAGCTGAGCAAGTTTGAGCTGTGCTATCAGCAAATAATAAATTTCTCGATGATGCTGTATGTGTTTGGTGACAGCTTGCACAAGAGTTTGTGTTGTTTTGATATGAACCATGTGTTTTGTGATCCTTAAGAACGCCATGGTTATCAAGCATATCCGTAGATTTAATTACACCTTCAAAGTTTTCCCCTGGTTCATTTACACCAACCCCAGTGTTATTTGCATTGGGGTTGATTGTTCCTGTATCCTCAGGGTTCATTTCTTTATTATGCTCTACCCCTGGTGATGTTCCCGGTGGATTCGGTCCTTCTGCAAATGAAGATGTAGCCATAAACCCTAATAATAATATAAAACATATAATACTAAAACTTACTTTTTTCACTAGATTTACCTCCCCGTTTAATTTTTTTTTTTATTTTCTAACTCTATATCTGACGATCCCTTACAACCACCCCCTTAAAAGTTAAATGAATTACTAT
This window harbors:
- a CDS encoding cytochrome c3 family protein; its protein translation is MKKVSFSIICFILLLGFMATSSFAEGPNPPGTSPGVEHNKEMNPEDTGTINPNANNTGVGVNEPGENFEGVIKSTDMLDNHGVLKDHKTHGSYQNNTNSCASCHQTHTASSRNLLFADSTAQTCSACHDGTLGFYNVYESGEAFFDSPSTAGTFGGTHAGNMSVHLATGAVKIKAAPGGNPTGTGSWDGLFTCASCHAPHGSYSDRLLHYNPNNMGLTPATAGGIQANMVSVVNFADRNTGAAQGAVKYKAVRGTKAEHSLTTGYEDIPAATVIMIYELTSTGNPAVWSYTKTTNPWLYSYNRGSGDTRHGYEVQFFTESVTLDSQNRYHKDDDGKVIDHYDYSAGTVGLKYDKGLIYSETTNLDNLVTARVGRAYQVKLKLDPVPGMSNVVTKHDVPDLWTAATKASGIQMSVFCGSCHTDYVQAASKDPSTKIFEANKTSYGHTTSSATYTCLRCHYAHGSDVEIMVDGMGENIYELAERAPFKVDGNETLSLENAKDYMLDKNPSSALKKFTGMSGCWACHNSSKATTIKNTNRDPLAPSGMIADPTTRPVVLPPSGD